A window of the Dioscorea cayenensis subsp. rotundata cultivar TDr96_F1 chromosome 14, TDr96_F1_v2_PseudoChromosome.rev07_lg8_w22 25.fasta, whole genome shotgun sequence genome harbors these coding sequences:
- the LOC120276245 gene encoding E3 ubiquitin-protein ligase RNF144A-like, which produces MDPNVIFSTAAIFGCSVVLLFWSRKQADERKRARARNKNNHNNTNTSTSLASNHTQQMNHRNEVNYNYNDEVNYNYNDLNFPQDNGTETGSNYNSTLNALSDPEMNLQHDTVHHYPSSPQYNEAELDDDFDPAMYSWSDTEVGESGSSRPEKEVECSICIDDVPENEMFDIEGCAHRFCRNCVRKHIMERLERGAVKISCLECEVGFLLPEKCRRILPTDIYTKWGLKLCENMVSDTEKYYCPFKNCSALLINDGEGITQTECPYCHRMFCARCKVAWHVGFDCREYQRLGKDERQSEDLLLMKMAKDNEWARCPKCHIFVEKIDGCKYISCRCGFGFCYRCGTEMDKVTHYCEKCKS; this is translated from the exons ATGGACCCTAATGTTATTTTCAGCACAGCAGCAATCTTTGGTTGTTCTgttgttcttctcttttggaGCAGAAAACAAG CTGATGAACGTAAAAGGGCCCGAGCACGTAATAAGAACAATCACAACAATACAAACACTTCGACATCTCTCGCCTCTAATCATACTCAACAG ATGAATCACAGGAATGAAGTGAATTACAATTATAATGATGAAGTGAATTACAATTATAATGATCTCAATTTTCCTCAAGACAATGGAACAGAAACTGGTAGCAATTACAATTCAACACTGAATGCTTTGTCAGACCCTGAG ATGAATCTTCAGCATGATACAGTCCATCACTATCCCAGTTCTCCTCAATACAATGAGGCGGAACTTGATGACGATTTCGACCCAGCAATGTATTCTTGGTCAGACACTGAG GTTGGGGAATCAGGCTCGTCGAGGCCTGAAAAGGAGGTAGAATGCAGCATTTGCATCGATGACGTTCCTGAAAATGAGATGTTTGACATAGAGGGATGTGCTCATAGATTTTGCAGAAATTGTGTGAGAAAGCACATTATGGAAAGATTGGAACGAGGTGCAGTGAAAATATCATGTCTTGAATGCGAAGTTGGGTTTTTGTTGCCCGAAAAATGCCGGAGAATCCTGCCCACAGACATTTATACAAAGTGGGGACTTAAGTTATGCGAAAATATGGTATCGGATACTGAAAAGTACTATTGCCCGTTTAAGAATTGCTCGGCTCTGTTGATCAATGACGGCGAGGGAATTACACAGACTGAGTGTCCGTATTGCCATCGAATGTTTTGTGCTCGATGCAAAGTTGCCTGGCATGTTGGTTTTGACTGCAGAGAATATCAGAGACTTGGCAAGGATGAGAGGCAGAGTGAGGatcttttgttgatgaaaatGGCGAAAGATAACGAATGGGCAAGGTGCCCGAAGTGCCATATTTTTGTCGAAAAGATCGATGGTTGCAAGTACATTTCATGCAG GTGTGGCTTTGGATTTTGCTATCGTTGTGGAACTGAGATGGATAAAGTTACTCATTACTGCGAGAAATGCaaaagctaa
- the LOC120276015 gene encoding WEB family protein At5g55860-like isoform X2, whose amino-acid sequence MGMRIRQTATDSPKAEVGEIDTRAPFASVKAALSLFGAGASSPEKLTVRRPKPAPIENALAKETEFHLAQKELNKLKEQLSNSETTRAQALAELDVVKRTVEDIYQKLNAINESKQFALKATESAKSQTKQLEEASSGGISQQDAAWKQELNISREKYALVMTELDAAKQELRHIKKDHERYMNAKLCAFKEEAQAKDLDERNKERSAQLSKEINEAKESLLHVKLAIEQAQQEESKIISAKGTTWQSHHQALEETQRKLASQKKRFEPELYQNFEAKLAEVTTEIACVQKEIESTKTSGFDSVSTATTDLLVAKEVLQKTVEEENSLLKLIESLKIELEAVKEEHAELKKKDVETESVIGSLHLKLRRCKDDLEAAIASDSKTTLASDEMVSSLEKLSVELEIAQGETEAMNKNAQELRNEAEAACISLDTAEKRLKVALKDAEEAKAAELMALDQIKDLSEKTNAARASISESGTDITISAEEYSSLSRKVEESEKVAEMKVAAAIAQVEAVRTSENEVIKRLEAVKKEMERMETATTEALKRAEMAEAAKKAVEGELRRWREREHKRAAEPAPRIITETQTTTEASSATLKDIPILERTDENPQTNKAHVAKKTLLPSLSGIFHRKKSQVNG is encoded by the exons ATGGGCATGAGAATTCGTCAAACTGCCACTGATTCACCAAAAGCTGAAGTGGGTGAAATTGACACAAGGGCACCATTTGCATCTGTCAAGGCTGCTCTCAGCTTATTTGGTGCAGGAGCATCTTCACCAGAAAAACTAACTGTTAGGAGGCCAAAACCAGCTCCAATAGAG AATGCATTGGCAAAGGAGACAGAGTTTCACTTGGCCCAAAAGGAGCTAAATAAGCTCAAGGAACAACTTAGTAATTCTGAGACAACAAGAGCACAAGCTCTTGCTGAGTTGGATGTTGTTAAAAGAACAGTTGAAGACATATATCAAAAGCTAAATGCCATCAATGAATCAAAGCAATTTGCCTTAAAAGCAACAGAATCTGCAAAGAGTCAAACGAAGCAACTTGAAGAGGCAAGTTCAGGTGGTATAAGTCAGCAAGATGCTGCCTGGAAACAAGAATTGAACATTTCAAGAGAAAAATATGCACTGGTCATGACAGAGCTCGATGCAGCAAAGCAAGAGCTTAGACATATTAAGAAGGATCATGAGAGATATATGAATGCTAAATTGTGTGCCTTCAAGGAAGAAGCTCAAGCCAAGGATTTGGATGAACGTAACAAGGAGAGGTCTGCACAGCTCTCCAAGGAGATTAATGAGGCCAAAGAGTCTCTTCTGCATGTGAAGCTTGCTATTGAGCAAGCCCAACAAGAGGAGTCAAAAATTATTTCGGCGAAAGGTACTACCTGGCAATCTCACCATCAAGCATTGGAAGAAACACAAAGGAAATTGGCCTCTCAGAAGAAACGGTTTGAACCTGAACTCTATCAGAATTTTGAGGCAAAGCTGGCAGAGGTGACCACTGAGATTGCATGCGTTCAGAAGGAAATAGAATCTACCAAAACTTCAGGCTTTGACTCTGTTTCAACTGCAACCACTGATTTGCTTGTTGCCAAGGAGGTGTTGCAGAAGACAGTGGAAGAAGAGAATTCTCTTCTGAAGTTGATAGAGTCCTTGAAGATAGAGCTGGAAGCTGTGAAGGAGGAGCATGCTGAGCTGAAAAAGAAGGATGTTGAGACTGAATCAGTCATTGGAAGCCTTCATCTCAAGCTTCGGAGATGCAAAGATGATCTTGAGGCGGCCATAGCATCAGACTCAAAAACAACATTAGCATCAGATGAAATGGTGTCATCTCTTGAAAAGCTTTCTGTGGAGTTGGAAATTGCCCAAGGAGAGACAGAAGCAATGAACAAGAATGCCCAAGAGCTTAGAAATGAAGCAGAGGCTGCCTGCATTTCCCTTGACACAGCAGAGAAGAGGCTCAAGGTTGCCTTGAAGGATGCAGAAGAAGCCAAAGCAGCAGAGTTAATGGCTCTTGATCAGATCAAGGATCTGTCAGAGAAGACAAATGCTGCTAGAGCATCAATTTCTGAGTCTGGTACTGACATCACAATATCTGCAGAGGAATATTCATCTTTAAGTAGAAAGGTGGAGGAATCTGAGAAGGTGGCTGAGATGAAGGTGGCTGCTGCCATTGCTCAGGTTGAGGCTGTGAGGACAAGTGAGAATGAGGTTATCAAAAGACTGGAGGCTGTAAAGAAGGAGATGGAACGCATGGAAACAGCTACAACTGAGGCACTCAAGAGAGCTGAAATGGCTGAGGCTGCCAAGAAGGCAGTAGAGGGAGAGCTGAGGAGATGGCGGGAGAGGGAACACAAGAGGGCTGCAGAGCCTGCACCTCGAATCATAACTGAGACACAAACAACCACAGAAGCATCATCGGCAACCCTCAAGGATATTCCAATCCTGGAGAGAACTGATGAGAACCCACAGACCAACAAAGCTCATGTTGCCAAGAAGACACTTCTGCCAAGCCTGAGTGGCATATTCCACAGGAAGAAGAGTCAGGTCAATGGTTGA
- the LOC120276015 gene encoding WEB family protein At5g55860-like isoform X1: protein MHGLKPPSKTWRIPPQFQGFQSSQNIHSVDSVGLLVKRSSMGMRIRQTATDSPKAEVGEIDTRAPFASVKAALSLFGAGASSPEKLTVRRPKPAPIENALAKETEFHLAQKELNKLKEQLSNSETTRAQALAELDVVKRTVEDIYQKLNAINESKQFALKATESAKSQTKQLEEASSGGISQQDAAWKQELNISREKYALVMTELDAAKQELRHIKKDHERYMNAKLCAFKEEAQAKDLDERNKERSAQLSKEINEAKESLLHVKLAIEQAQQEESKIISAKGTTWQSHHQALEETQRKLASQKKRFEPELYQNFEAKLAEVTTEIACVQKEIESTKTSGFDSVSTATTDLLVAKEVLQKTVEEENSLLKLIESLKIELEAVKEEHAELKKKDVETESVIGSLHLKLRRCKDDLEAAIASDSKTTLASDEMVSSLEKLSVELEIAQGETEAMNKNAQELRNEAEAACISLDTAEKRLKVALKDAEEAKAAELMALDQIKDLSEKTNAARASISESGTDITISAEEYSSLSRKVEESEKVAEMKVAAAIAQVEAVRTSENEVIKRLEAVKKEMERMETATTEALKRAEMAEAAKKAVEGELRRWREREHKRAAEPAPRIITETQTTTEASSATLKDIPILERTDENPQTNKAHVAKKTLLPSLSGIFHRKKSQVNG, encoded by the exons ATGCATGGGCTGAAGCCTCCTTCCAAAACTTGGAGAATACCTCCGCAATTTCAGGGATTCCAGAG CTCCCAAAATATTCATTCTGTTGATTCGGTTGGCTTGCTTGTTAAGAGGAGCAGCATGGGCATGAGAATTCGTCAAACTGCCACTGATTCACCAAAAGCTGAAGTGGGTGAAATTGACACAAGGGCACCATTTGCATCTGTCAAGGCTGCTCTCAGCTTATTTGGTGCAGGAGCATCTTCACCAGAAAAACTAACTGTTAGGAGGCCAAAACCAGCTCCAATAGAG AATGCATTGGCAAAGGAGACAGAGTTTCACTTGGCCCAAAAGGAGCTAAATAAGCTCAAGGAACAACTTAGTAATTCTGAGACAACAAGAGCACAAGCTCTTGCTGAGTTGGATGTTGTTAAAAGAACAGTTGAAGACATATATCAAAAGCTAAATGCCATCAATGAATCAAAGCAATTTGCCTTAAAAGCAACAGAATCTGCAAAGAGTCAAACGAAGCAACTTGAAGAGGCAAGTTCAGGTGGTATAAGTCAGCAAGATGCTGCCTGGAAACAAGAATTGAACATTTCAAGAGAAAAATATGCACTGGTCATGACAGAGCTCGATGCAGCAAAGCAAGAGCTTAGACATATTAAGAAGGATCATGAGAGATATATGAATGCTAAATTGTGTGCCTTCAAGGAAGAAGCTCAAGCCAAGGATTTGGATGAACGTAACAAGGAGAGGTCTGCACAGCTCTCCAAGGAGATTAATGAGGCCAAAGAGTCTCTTCTGCATGTGAAGCTTGCTATTGAGCAAGCCCAACAAGAGGAGTCAAAAATTATTTCGGCGAAAGGTACTACCTGGCAATCTCACCATCAAGCATTGGAAGAAACACAAAGGAAATTGGCCTCTCAGAAGAAACGGTTTGAACCTGAACTCTATCAGAATTTTGAGGCAAAGCTGGCAGAGGTGACCACTGAGATTGCATGCGTTCAGAAGGAAATAGAATCTACCAAAACTTCAGGCTTTGACTCTGTTTCAACTGCAACCACTGATTTGCTTGTTGCCAAGGAGGTGTTGCAGAAGACAGTGGAAGAAGAGAATTCTCTTCTGAAGTTGATAGAGTCCTTGAAGATAGAGCTGGAAGCTGTGAAGGAGGAGCATGCTGAGCTGAAAAAGAAGGATGTTGAGACTGAATCAGTCATTGGAAGCCTTCATCTCAAGCTTCGGAGATGCAAAGATGATCTTGAGGCGGCCATAGCATCAGACTCAAAAACAACATTAGCATCAGATGAAATGGTGTCATCTCTTGAAAAGCTTTCTGTGGAGTTGGAAATTGCCCAAGGAGAGACAGAAGCAATGAACAAGAATGCCCAAGAGCTTAGAAATGAAGCAGAGGCTGCCTGCATTTCCCTTGACACAGCAGAGAAGAGGCTCAAGGTTGCCTTGAAGGATGCAGAAGAAGCCAAAGCAGCAGAGTTAATGGCTCTTGATCAGATCAAGGATCTGTCAGAGAAGACAAATGCTGCTAGAGCATCAATTTCTGAGTCTGGTACTGACATCACAATATCTGCAGAGGAATATTCATCTTTAAGTAGAAAGGTGGAGGAATCTGAGAAGGTGGCTGAGATGAAGGTGGCTGCTGCCATTGCTCAGGTTGAGGCTGTGAGGACAAGTGAGAATGAGGTTATCAAAAGACTGGAGGCTGTAAAGAAGGAGATGGAACGCATGGAAACAGCTACAACTGAGGCACTCAAGAGAGCTGAAATGGCTGAGGCTGCCAAGAAGGCAGTAGAGGGAGAGCTGAGGAGATGGCGGGAGAGGGAACACAAGAGGGCTGCAGAGCCTGCACCTCGAATCATAACTGAGACACAAACAACCACAGAAGCATCATCGGCAACCCTCAAGGATATTCCAATCCTGGAGAGAACTGATGAGAACCCACAGACCAACAAAGCTCATGTTGCCAAGAAGACACTTCTGCCAAGCCTGAGTGGCATATTCCACAGGAAGAAGAGTCAGGTCAATGGTTGA
- the LOC120276244 gene encoding protein FAR1-RELATED SEQUENCE 6-like, whose protein sequence is MDEEGRLRNIFWADARSIAAYEAFGDVISFDTTYLKNKYDMSFAPFVGVNHHGQKCMSCKASKAIITNQCMAIQGAVRLVFPNSHHRLCLLHIIKKVLEKLAGLNKYKAIKKILKHITYEAVHSQEFEYTYFKMMAYYNIEKNEWLNSLLKIRDRWTPFVEQYDNAFKSKIEKENKADFASFNSFCSFQVSDIVKGKESTSRKQVVYNVYTNEEEFDIKCSCQLFEFKGIICRHICKVLIEKNVKDIHFRYILPRWRKDIKCMHTYVQNCYDDPQTSEKKLQYNKLCSYFTKAAELGAESNNKYNLLMKYVDEAIEKLMDNTICKEKFTPMLSEATIVPYQTPSKVRSRPVHGPGRAVFGPGLNQNY, encoded by the exons atggatgaggaAGGTCGTTTGAGAAATATCTTTTGGGCGGATGCGAGGTCTATAGCGgcttatgaagcttttggtgatgtaatTTCCTTTGATACAACATACTTGAAGAATAAGTATGACATGTCATTTGCTCCATTTGTCGGTGTAAATCATCATGGGCAGAAG TGTATGTCATGCAAGGCTTCTAAAGCAATTATTACAAACCAGTGTATGGCTATTCAGGGTGCAGTTAGAttggtttttccaaattcaCATCACCGCCTTTGCCTTTTGCATATCATAAAGAAGGTTCTCGAGAAGCTTGCAggtttaaataaatacaaagcaatcaagaagattttgaaacaCATCACATATGAAGCAGTGCATTCTCAAGAGTTTGAATACACATACTTTAAGATGATGGCATACTAtaatattgagaaaaatgaaTGGTTGAATTCTCTGCTCAAAATTCGTGATCGTTGGACTCCT TTTGTTGAGCAGTATGATAATGCCTTCAAAAGCAAgattgagaaggagaacaaagctgattttgcttcatttaactcGT TCTGCTCATTTCAGGTGTCCGACATTGTCAAAGGGAAAGAAAGTACATCTAGAAAGCAAGTGGTATACAATGTTTACACTAACGAGGAAgaatttgacattaaatgcTCGTGTCAGTTGTTTGAGTTCAAAGGGATTATTTGTAGACATATTTGCAAGGTGCTTATTGAGAAGAATGTGAAAGACATTCATTTTAGGTATATTTTACCACGATGGAGGAAGGACATtaaatgcatgcatacatatgtacAAAACTGTTATGATGACCCACAAACCAGTGAGAAGAAACTACAGTACAATAAATTGTGCTCTTATTTTACTAAAGCCGCAGAACTTGGAGCAGAGTCAAATAACAAATACAACTTGTTGATGAAATATGTGGATGAGGCAATTGAGAAGTTGATGGACAACACAATTTGTAAGGAAAAGTTTACACCTATGTTGTCGGAGGCGACTATTGTGCCATACCAAACTCCTTCGAAGGTGCGGAGTAGACCTGTCCATGGGCCGGGTCGGGCCGTGTTCGGGCCGGGCTTGAatcaaaattactaa